The proteins below are encoded in one region of Aspergillus nidulans FGSC A4 chromosome III:
- a CDS encoding DNA repair protein RAD10 (transcript_id=CADANIAT00006130) — protein MAGDIVGDDAFKPAVDTNIAGMSRSATSTPQSGAATPKVQQPKPQALASKSGPSAILVSTRQKGNPILNHIKFQPWEYADIPADYVIGATTCALFLSLKYHRLHPEYIYSRIKQLAGKYLLRVLLIIVDIPNHEDPLKELSKTSIINNLTLILCWSAPEAAHYLELFKSCEHSQPTAIRTQQAQSYKDSLVEFVTAPRSINKSDAASLISTFGSLQNAINAQPEQISAVPGWGEKKVRAWCNAVREEFRVEKAKRATAPKRTVRDLAALSTNDDGAASSATPEAPRGTEDDSLFVEQNERSSPQTKAQGEDMDEGIAAALARLRENGG, from the coding sequence ATGGCTGGAGATATTGTTGGTGACGATGCCTTCAAGCCGGCAGTTGATACCAATATAGCTGGTATGTCTCGCTCTGCAACCTCCACACCTCAGTCCGGCGCGGCAACGCCGAAAGtccagcagccgaagccACAAGCTCTCGCAAGCAAATCTGGTCCCTCCGCGATACTAGTCTCAACGCGTCAAAAAGGAAATCCGATCCTGAATCACATCAAATTTCAGCCGTGGGAGTACGCCGACATTCCAGCCGACTATGTCATCGGCGCAACCACCTGCGCCCTCTTCTTGTCCCTTAAATACCACCGACTCCATCCTGAGTACATCTATTCGCGAATCAAACAGCTAGCGGGGAAGTATTTACTCCGTGTGCTGTTGATTATCGTTGATATCCCAAACCACGAAGACCCTCTTAAAGAGCTATCCAAGACGTcgatcatcaacaacctcaccCTTATCTTGTGCTGGTCCGCCCCGGAAGCCGCGCACTACCTGGAACTCTTTAAGTCATGCGAACATTCCCAGCCCACTGCTATACGCACACAACAAGCACAATCCTACAAAGACTCGCTGGTTGAGTTTGTCACTGCGCCCCGAAGCATCAACAAATCCGATGCTGCCAGTCTTATATCCACATTCGGCAGCTTACAGAACGCAATTAACGCCcagccagagcagatcaGCGCTGTGCCGGGATGGGGCGAGAAGAAAGTTAGAGCGTGGTGCAATGCCGTGCGAGAGGAATTCCGCGTGGAAAAGGCGAAAAGAGCAACCGCTCCTAAGCGGACTGTGCGGGATTTAGCCGCATTAAGCACAAATGATGACGGTGCAGCATCATCTGCTACGCCGGAGGCACCTCGCGGCACTGAGGACGATAGCCTGTTTGTGGAACAAAATGAACGAAGCAGTCCGCAGACAAAAGCGCAGGGTGAAGATATGGATGAAGGAATCGCGGCGGCATTGGCTAGGCTCCGAGAAAATGGCGGCTGA
- a CDS encoding uncharacterized protein (transcript_id=CADANIAT00006138), producing MILLRAIHCSPLGWLTRRLLWSTAVQHWYRPTAAQLLENPQSLLMFTDNQIGIWRAIDPNHLWTGEEYPTIHEAEAQSGTGQSYHYASDWSSPHPMGWLWAMKAYSGNIPSNRQSPDFGREWEPVRKIIPVKAAYKNTDGMPAKRQLFDLRFSSSRWDSSDYTSQQVTSHRVSPGLGSSVARPGF from the exons ATGATTCTACTTCGGGCTATTCATTGTTCGCCGCTGGGCTGGCTCACCAGGCGCCTGTTATGGTCAACAGCCGTCCAACATTGGTATAGACCTACAGCTGCGCAGCTCCTGGAGAACCCGCAGTCCCTGCTTATGTTTACTGA CAATCAAATTGGCATATGGCGGGCCATTGATCCTAATCATCTCTGGACGGGTGAGGAATA TCCGACGATCCACGAGGCTGAGGCTCAATCCGGTACTGGACAGTCGTATCATTACGCAAGCGATTGGTCTTCACCTCACCCCATGGGTTGGTTATGGGCGATGAAGGCGTACTCTGGCAATATCCCGTCG AACAGGCAATCTCCAGATTTTGGCAGAGAATGGGAGCCCGTTCGCAAGATAATTCCGGTAAAAGCGGCCTACAAAAACA CCGATGGCATGCCCGCCAAGCGACAACTGTTTGATCTTCGTTTCTCGTCCAGCCGGTGGGATTCTTCTGATTATACGAGCCAGCAAGTCACAAGCCATCGGGTTTCGCCGGGTTTGGGCTCCAGTGTTGCACGCCCAGGTTTTTGA
- a CDS encoding putative JmjC domain protein (transcript_id=CADANIAT00006135): MKPQKWLMCSNPQVRPQWPSRVLARSSHLRRFNSSAPPYYYQPLQTLKDVDIEIFRDRFFIPELPVLLPRRSFRDLPAYERWFHHTATKPQLNIEYLADHGGDALVPLELTQSERSISISEDPGLSFRKFHAPLSLFLQWIREAQSSSQLQSRLYLAQCQLLDLPQILRDDFPTPTIVAKAGKGDVYDTNIWMGYPPTYTPLHRDPNPNLFVQLAGRKTVRLLGPRDGQAVFSHVRGKLGRSGSREAAAFRGEEMMQGRERGLLEQAIWDDAGKGQSGQCTEGFEAELDAGDGLFIPKGWWHSIKGMGESVTASVNWWFR; this comes from the exons ATGAAGCCCCAAAAATGGCTCATGTGCAGTAACCCACAGGTCCGACCCCAATGGCCATCAAGAGTCCTAGCTCGCTCCAGCCACCTTAGACGCTTCAATTCTTCCGCTCCTCCCTACTACtaccagcctctccagacCCTCAAAGATGTCGACATAGAAATATTTCGCGACCGATTTTTTATACCAGAGCTTCCTGTCCTCCTTCCACGTCGTTCATTCCGCGACCTCCCGGCATATGAGCGCTGGTTTCACCACACCGCAACAAAACCACAACTGAACATAGAATATCTGGCAGATCACGGCGGAGATGCATTGGTCCCCCTGGAACTCACTCAGTCTGAACGATCGATATCAATATCTGAAGATCCAGGACTCAGCTTCCGCAAGTTCCACGCGCCGCtaagcctcttcctccaatgGATCCGCGAGGCCCAATCTTCATCGCAACTACAGTCGCGCCTATATCTGGCTCAATGCCAACTCCTTGACCTTCCCCAGATTCTCCGCGACGATTTCCCTACGCCTACAATAGTGGCAAAGGCGGGGAAAGGTGATGTCTATGATACAAATATCTGGATGGGATATCCGCCCACCTACACGCCTTTGCACCGAGACCCGAACCCCAATCTGTTTGTACAACTTGCTGGACGCAAGACTGTGCGGTTGCTGGGACCGCGAGATGGACAGGCAGTTTTCTCACATGTGCGAGGTAAGTTGGGTCGCAGTGGGAGTCGGGAGGCGGCAGCCTTCAGGGGTGAAGAGATGATGCAGGGCCGGGAAAGAGGTCTGTTGGAGCAAGCTATCTGGGATGATGCGGGGAAGGGACAATCAGGACAATGCACTGAAGGGTTTGAAGCGGAGCTTGACGCGGGCGATGGGCTATTCATTCCCAAAGGTTGGTGGCATAGCATAAAGGGAATGGGCGAGAGCGTTACTGCTTCA GTTAACTGGTGGTTTCGTTAG
- a CDS encoding transcription factor domain-containing protein (transcript_id=CADANIAT00006136): MDSGRAQVDASLSQASPDEQLDGPAGDSAKRKAEQPANGTQTRSKRNRYISIACNECKRRKIKCNGQTPCYRCGHLKLECPEFRSMKEQIASLQDQVTSLFSSISELRAQRSTFDTPAFDNFSRDGSQVFTSMRPPTGKPRFKHARFHGPTSSAFNFDVARSSLQHMGIAPVEETMPDDITTGHATPAASPPHIPALTQPMHPSKDPIWAIKKDEALRLCRVYEEEIGIMYPLVDIDHVVQQVNLLYTFMEAAIRTGLMHRGLAGTDGLEDDSTNIIKLIFATILVVEGGGQSQLGQRLYLSVKPAIESKIWDTLDVKTIQLLGLMATYHFHTDEDALAYRIIGVASRMCLEMGLHRRDALAKNFPDEAQWPDIVRIFWSIYSLDRRWSLGTGLPFSMHDEDIDQMEPDPSLQYLRCMITYNRIISKVWYSGLGSDGATDIRRDEIGYLDYQVLQWYKQIPDSLKFYPAESPRQGEAASRGLRRLRILLYLRMNQLRILIYRPVLHSAASIAEDKGHAQTVVDVAKDTVRILTRLNQTSDIYRTQQITFNYFLVAALAVLFLAVCHAPNEFNRQVRDEFYLALDLVNGFSTKSYVSKRLWKTIKGLRQIGERLGVLERPYGPDANDPHSTAAVAMAGLAGHPMEDLSVYGALNGVGELGNSPLNGLQMSHELTTLFEAVGGFGNFMGTTAADSINGFIGHEGELQNTGEGLSGVLGNEGEFARVIRDLF; this comes from the exons ATGGACTCAGGACGCGCCCAGGTCGACGCGAGTTTGTCGCAGGCCTCGCCAGACGAACAACTCGATGGCCCAGCTGGGGATAGCGCGAAGAGAAAGGCGGAACAACCGGCCAACGGTACCCAGACTCGTTCAAAGAGAAATCGGTATATTTCCATTGCCTG caaCGAGTGCAAGCGCCGGAAAATCAAATGCAATGGCCAG ACACCCTGTTACCGTTGCGGCCACCTCAAGCTGGAATGTCC GGAGTTCCGGTCTATGAAAGAACAAATAGCCTCTCTGCAGGATCAAGTCACTAGCCTTTTCAGCAGCATCAGTGAACTGCGAGCGCAGAGGTCAACTTTCGATACTCCAGCCTTCGACAACTTCTCGCGTGACGGCTCGCAGGTTTTTACATCTATGCGTCCCCCAACAGGCAAGCCACGCTTCAAACATGCTCGGTTCCATGGTCCGACCAGCTCAGCATTCAACTTTGACGTTGCTCGATCAAGCCTCCAGCACATGGGTATTGCGCCAGTCGAAGAAACCATGCCTGATGATATAACGACAGGACATGCCACCCCAGCGGCGTCGCCTCCTCACATACCAGCTCTGACACAACCGATGCATCCGTCGAAAGACCCTATTTGGGCGATCAAAAAGGATGAGGCCTTACGGCTATGTCGGGTTtatgaagaggagattggTATTATGTATCCCCTCGTCGACATCGATCACGTCGTGCAACAGGTCAACTTGCTTTATACCTTCATGGAGGCCGCAATACGAACGGGACTTATGCATCGAGGTCTAGCAGGTACAGATGGCCTTGAAGATGATAGTACGAATATAATCAAACTCATTTTTGCTACTATCCTTGTTGTTGAAGGTGGTGGACAAAGCCAGCTTGGCCAGCGCCTATATCTGAGTGTGAAGCCGGCTATTGAGTCCAAGATCTGGGATACGCTAGATGTTAAAACCATCCAGCTTCTAGGATTAATG GCGACATATCACTTTCATacggatgaagatgcttTAGCTTATCGAATTATTGGTGTAGCCTCCCGCATGTGCCTTGAGATGGGGCTACATAGACGAGACGCACTGGCCAAAAACTTTCCTGACGAAGCACAGTGGCCTGATATTGTCAGGATATTCTGGTCGATTTACTCTTTGGATAGACGGTGGAGTCTTGGTACGGGACTGCCGTTTTCAATGCACGATGAAGACATTGACCAAATGGAACCA GATCCATCATTACAGTACCTGCGATGCATGATCACATACAACCGCATCATCTCCAAGGTGTGGTACTCTGGTTTAGGTTCAGACGGAGCCACGGACATACGTCGAGACGAGATTGGCTACTTGGACTACCAAGTTCTACAGTGGTATAAACAAATACCGGATTCTCTAAAGTTCTATCCTGCCGAGTCGCCGAGGCAGGGTGAAGCGGCGAGCAGGGGCTTACGGCGATTGCGAATACTTTTATATTTGCGCATGAATCAGCTGCGAATTCTTATTTACCGGCCAGTTCTCCATTCTGCTGCCAGCATTGCCGAAGACAAAGGGCACGCTCAAACCGTTGTTGACGTCGCTAAAGATACCGTTCGTATCCTCACCCGACTGAACCAGACTTCAGATATATACCGCACACAACAAATTACTTTCAACTACTTCCTCGTTGCTGCATTAGCTGTTCTCTTCCTGGCTGTCTGTCACGCGCCCAACGAGTTTAATCGTCAAGTACGGGACGAATTTTATCTAGCTCTAGACCTTGTTAATGGGTTTAGCACCAAGTCGTATGTCTCGAAACGCCTGTGGAAGACGATCAAAGGCCTCAGACAAATTGGCGAGAGACTGGGCGTTCTCGAACGCCCTTATGGTCCGGACGCCAATGACCCACACTCGACAGCAGCTGTCGCAATGGCCGGTTTGGCTGGCCATCCAATGGAAGATTTGTCTGTGTACGGGGCTTTGAATGGGGTGGGCGAGTTGGGAAATAGCCCGTTGAATGGGCTGCAGATGAGCCATGAGCTCACAACATTGTTTGAAGCTGTCGGCGGCTTTGGCAACTTCATGGGAACGACGGCAGCCGATAGTATTAATGGCTTTATTGGCCATGAGGGTGAGCTACAGAATACTGGCGAAGGGCTGTCAGGTGTGCTGGGGAATGAAGGCGAATTTGCACGAGTGATACGAGATCTATTCTAA
- a CDS encoding putative progesterone binding protein (transcript_id=CADANIAT00006132), protein MTGTDSGRFAPKVPVQLDPPKDDLITPEELAKCDGTDPSRPTYVAIKGIVFDVSRNSAYGPEGQYKVFAGKDASRALACSSLKPEDCKPEWYDLPDKDKKVLEEWFTFFSKRYNIVGKVKDAKNY, encoded by the exons ATGACCGGAACAGACTCTGGCCGTTTCGCGCCCAAGGTGCCTGTCCAACTGGACCCTCCTAAGGACGACCTCATTACCCCCGAGGAGCTGGCAAAGTGTGACG GCACCGATCCTAGCCGCCCTACCTATGTCGCCATCAAGGGAATTGTTTTCGACGTGAGTCGCAACTCTGCCTACGGTCCTGAGGGGCAGTATAAGG TGTTCGCCGGTAAAGACGCCTCTCGCGCCCTGGCCTGCTCGTCCTTGAAACCCGAAGACTGCAAACCTGAGTGGTACGACCTTCCGGATAAGGACAAGAAAGTGCTGGAGGAGTGGttcaccttcttcagcaagcgCTACAACATTGTGGGGAAGGTGAAGGATGCGAAGAACTACTAG
- a CDS encoding casein kinase II subunit beta (transcript_id=CADANIAT00006137) gives MSSSDGAPESWISSFCQLMGHEFFAEVSEDFIEDDFNLTGLQSQVPMYKEALEMILDVEPEEDEEEEEEEEEEEDEDEILGDEKPPGYRRERRHTRVASDLSMIETSAELLYGLIHQRYITSRPGIQQMLEKYELQHFGVCPRVHCNGCKVLPVGRSDTPGQETVKLFCPSCQDLYTPPNSRFHSVDGAFFGTTFGCLFFMTFPDLEIGPRFDAPLSNISPPRSASLPSTATTTTTTTTTSAGASNQVTSDTPRPVYPVELNGVRTVNFCPGLGEGRVYESRIYGFRVSERSRAGPRMKWLRMKPADITELDEMSRFKALQNYDDDGDADMGEDNAQNANSAIAQRKKAPMRRRRYNPDQMNINGVDG, from the coding sequence ATGTCGTCGTCCGATGGCGCTCCGGAGTCATGGATCTCCTCGTTTTGCCAGCTTATGGGTCACGAGTTTTTCGCGGAGGTCTCGGAAGATTTTATTGAAGACGACTTTAATCTGACCGGGCTGCAGTCTCAGGTGCCGATGTACAAGGAAGCCTTGGAAATGATACTGGACGTGGAGcctgaagaggatgaagaggaggaggaagaggaggaagaggaggaagatgaggatgagataCTTGGTGATGAGAAGCCGCCCGGTTAccgaagagagcgaagacACACAAGGGTTGCAAGCGACCTGAGTATGATCGAGACctctgcagagctgcttTACGGTTTGATCCACCAACGGTACATCACTTCACGTCCCGGTATCCAGCAGATGCTAGAGAAGTACGAGTTGCAACATTTCGGAGTCTGCCCGCGAGTGCACTGCAATGGGTGCAAAGTGCTTCCTGTGGGCCGTTCCGACACGCCAGGCCAAGAGACCGTGAAGCTCTTCTGTCCTAGCTGCCAGGACCTGTATACGCCTCCCAACAGCCGATTTCACTCGGTCGATGGTGCTTTCTTCGGCACCACATTCGGCTGTTTGTTCTTCATGACGTTCCCCGATTTGGAGATTGGACCCCGTTTTGATGCGCCCTTGTCAAACATATCACCACCGCGCTCAGCCTCTTTGCCTTCGACTGCCACGACGACCACGACCACGACAACTACTTCAGCGGGCGCTAGCAATCAAGTTACATCTGATACACCCCGTCCTGTATACCCCGTAGAGCTCAATGGCGTGCGGACGGTCAACTTCTGCCCTGGCCTCGGAGAAGGTAGGGTATACGAATCGCGCATCTACGGTTTTCGAGTTTCAGAGCGGTCTCGGGCTGGCCCGCGTATGAAGTGGTTACGAATGAAGCCAGCAGATATCACCGAGCTGGACGAAATGTCTCGATTTAAAGCACTACAGAActacgatgacgacggcgacgcaGATATGGGAGAAGATAATGCACAAAACGCGAACTCGGCTATTGCGCAACGGAAAAAGGCCCCAATGCGGCGGCGACGATACAACCCAGACCAGATGAACATAAACGGGGTGGACGGCTGA
- a CDS encoding mRNA-binding ribosome biosynthesis protein NOP4 (transcript_id=CADANIAT00006131) — protein MSESNSPEKPTEASGAITESSSSKNNVQEDGATQPRRELFIRSLPASATNESLAEHFSQSYVIKHAVVVVDPKTKQSKGYGFVTFADVEDAKAALEELNGSTFEGKKIKVEYAQPRHRVVDETVGKSVPSAEALERKKQREQQKADTQPPKLIVRNLPWSIKTPEDLAAHFRSFGKVKYVTLPKKGSQLAGFGFVVLRGKKNAEKALEAVNGKEVDGRTLAVDWAVEKEVWENLQKEEEHAEPDVKEESSDVDMEDGGVGLDNGELDEDMSEDDDEEDDEVSDEEDEDEDEEEEEEEEEEEKEDERNASTIFIRNLPFTCDDESLYDHFTQFGPLRYARIVVDPETERPRGTGFVCFWKPEHAQACVQGAPKQQDPLAAEKEKGKKGTIIKQSVLQNENADPTGRYTLDGRVLQISRAVSKSRATQLREEGVSKRLVRDTDKRRLYLLNEGTISPNSTLYKSLSPSEIKMREDSFKQRQNFIRKNPSLHFSLTRLSIRNIPRHVTSKDLKQLAREAIVGFAKDVKEGIRQPLSREEMDRASEEMREAEKLRKKKGVGVVRQAKIVFEGRDGSKVSEDSGAGRSRGYGFIEYYTHRHALMGLRWLNGHAISPPKNVSEELKDKKKRLIVEFAIENAQVVKRRLEQQERVRNRKKDQKDDEGSPRKRDTKKNDKKNEKNGRDSDSKGKKRKRSESNDGGQDTEEQNKIAKRNRIIAKKRMQRKSRK, from the coding sequence ATGTCTGAATCAAACAGTCCGGAAAAGCCTACTGAGGCTTCCGGCGCTATCACAGAGTCTTCATCTAGCAAAAATAATGTCCAAGAAGATGGTGCCACGCAACCCCGCAGAGAATTGTTCATTAGATCGCTTCCTGCCTCAGCAACGAATGAGAGCCTCGCCGAACATTTTTCGCAGTCCTACGTGATTAAGCATGCAGTTGTTGTCGTCGACCCAAAGACAAAGCAGTCTAAGGGGTACGGTTTTGTGACGTTCGCGGACGTGGAGGATGCCAAGGCTGCGCTGGAAGAATTGAACGGGTCGACATTcgaaggaaagaaaatcaaagTCGAATATGCGCAGCCTCGGCACCGAgttgttgatgagactgTTGGGAAGAGTGTACCATCCGCTGAGGCACTGGAGCGCAAGAAACAGAGGGAGCAGCAAAAGGCCGATACGCAGCCCCCAAAGCTGATTGTACGAAATCTGCCGTGGAGTATCAAAACGCCCGAAGATCTCGCGGCGCACTTCCGGAGCTTTGGAAAGGTCAAATACGTTACTCTTCCGAAGAAGGGGAGTCAGTTGGCAGGCTTTGGATTTGTTGTGCTACgaggaaagaaaaatgcTGAAAAAGCTCTGGAGGCTGTGAACGGGAAAGAGGTTGATGGGAGAACGCTAGCTGTGGATTGGGCAGTGGAGAAGGAAGTGTGGGAGAATttgcagaaggaagaagagcatgcAGAACCAGATGTGAAGGAGGAGTCGAGCGATGTGGATATGGAAGACGGAGGGGTTGGGTTGGATAATGgggagcttgatgaggatatgagtgaggacgatgatgaggaagatgacgaagttagcgatgaagaagatgaagacgaagatgaggaagaagaagaagaggaggaagaggaagaaaaagaggacGAGAGAAATGCCTCAACCATATTTATCCGCAACCTACCATTCACATGCGATGATGAGTCTCTCTACGACCACTTCACCCAATTCGGACCGCTCCGCTACGCCCGCATCGTCGTTGATCCAGAAACCGAACGTCCCCGCGGTACCGGCTTCGTCTGCTTCTGGAAGCCCGAGCATGCGCAGGCCTGTGTCCAGGGCGCCCCTAAACAGCAAGACCCTCTCGccgcagaaaaggaaaaaggcaaaaaggGCACGATCATCAAGCAATCCGTCCTGCAGAATGAGAATGCCGATCCAACGGGCCGATACACTCTCGACGGCCGTGTTCTCCAGATCAGCCGGGCCGTGAGCAAGTCCCGTGCCACACAGCTCCGCGAAGAAGGTGTCTCGAAGCGACTCGTCCGCGACACCGACAAGCGCCGACTCTACCTTCTCAATGAAGGAACGATCTCACCTAACTCTACTCTCTACAAGAGCCTTTCGCCTTCGGAAATCAAGATGCGCGAAGACAGTTTCAAGCAGCGACAGAACTTTATCCGCAAGAACCCCTCCCTTCACTTCAGTCTCACCCGTCTATCCATCCGTAACATACCCCGCCACGTCACATCAAAAGACCTCAAGCAGTTAGCTAGGGAAGCAATCGTCGGCTTTGCCAAGGACGTCAAGGAAGGTATACGCCAACCACTCTCGAGAGAAGAAATGGACCGCGCGTCCGAAGAGATgagagaggcagagaagctgcggaagaagaaaggtgtCGGTGTTGTCCGTCAGGCAAAGATCGTCTTTGAAGGCCGTGATGGAAGCAAAGTTAGCGAGGACAGTGGCGCGGGTCGGAGCCGAGGTTATGGGTTCATTGAGTACTATACGCATCGACATGCGCTTATGGGTCTTCGGTGGCTGAATGGACATGCTATCAGTCCGCCGAAGAATGTGTCcgaggagttgaaggataagaagaagaggtTGATTGTTGAGTTCGCTATTGAGAATGCGCAGGTAGTCAAGCGGAGactcgagcagcaggagcgggTGCGCAACAGGAAGAAGGACCAAAAGGATGATGAAGGGTCTCCTCGAAAGAGGGACACAAAGAAGaacgacaagaagaacgaaaagaacGGGCGCGATTCAGATTccaaggggaagaagaggaagcgctCGGAGAGCAACGACGGAGGTCAGGATACAGAAGAGCAAAACAAGATTGCCAAACGCAATCGGATTATCGCGAAAAAGAGGATGCAGCGGAAGTCCCGCAAGTGA
- a CDS encoding uncharacterized protein (transcript_id=CADANIAT00006134): MRMSRATTLLKLLLGLRTATSTSTSTTTSTTLIAQSPASYLFAQCHATNLYSHYNLGKPSTYFYTTMSASDSNLGQPQDQPSETSEKKPILALPSASPDNDTTQLDVNGDGVKLDHLGPLVVNSDGTLSRIANWAQMTEIERRNTLRVLGKRNRERREKLMEEGQGQEQG, translated from the coding sequence ATGCGCATGTCCCGCGCAACAaccctcctcaagctccttctaGGTCTTCGAACCGCGACATCAACATCGACGTCAACCACCACGTCAACCACCTTAATAGCTCAGTCCCCTGCATCATACCTCTTCGCGCAGTGCCACGCGACAAATCTCTACTCCCACTACAACCTTGGAAAGCCATCGACGTATTTTTACACAACAATGTCCGCTTCCGACTCCAATTTAGGACAGCCTCAAGACCAACCCTCCGAAACTTCCGAGAAGAAGCCTATCCTCGCCCTTCCTTCCGCCTCACCCGACAACGATACCACCCAGTTAGACGTCAATGGCGACGGGGTGAAACTCGACCATCTTGGTCCGTTAGTAGTTAACTCGGACGGCACGCTCTCGCGGATCGCGAACTGGGCGCAGATGACGGAAATTGAGAGGCGGAATACACTCAGGGTGTTGGGGAAGAGAAAtagagaaaggagagagaagttgatggaggagggtcagggtcaagaacaaggctAA
- a CDS encoding putative general amino acid permease (Agp2) (transcript_id=CADANIAT00006133), with protein MSIPDPTARTPSSVNYVSTAISSLTKRTGNHGESSEKVSAIDNREESIEEGSKPVYDHTHRKLKPRHVQLIGIGGTIGTALYVQIGQTLAEGGPGSLFIAYTLWVLNLLGLAEMVTYLPISSPFIRFAGRYVDDAFGVAAGYNFFVFEAAMVPMEVTACSSITGPTRSLWQQYSLSYLFFLRASSAAKPAFFVLTSLRFLNVFAVKWYGESEFWLASSKVLLSVGLILFTFITMLGGNPLNDRFGFRYWNEPGSFAEHYKEGNLGRWLGFLACLINASFTIAGPDYISMAAGESVDPRRNLPRAYNGMFYRLTAFFVLGALCVGILVPYNDKTMADAFDNEEPGAAASPYVIAMDRLGIPVLPHIVNAMILLAVFSAGNSYVYCGSRTLYGLALDGKAPRVFTRCTKSGVPIYCVATVLLIGLISFLQVSNSASVVLNWIISLVTASQLINFSVITFTYTRFRKALIAQGISRDTLPYKSLGQPYVAYIALVSTIIMAFVGGYEVFLPGNWDVPTFLFSYTMIGVFPVIYVGWKIIHRTSVRKPEEVDLFTGVDEIEEYTRNYRPEQASNPVSRFGDWLFG; from the exons ATGTCTATTCCTGATCCTACGGCCCGCACACCATCGTCCGTCAATTACGTTAGTACGGCGATTAGCAGTCTGACAAAACGGACCGGAAACCATGGCGAATCGTCAGAAAAAGTCTCTGCAATTGATAACCGCGAGGAGTCGATCGAGGAGGGGTCAAAGCCCGTTTATGACCATACACATCGGAAGCTCAAACCCAGGCATGTCCAGCTTATCGGCATCGGTGGTACAATCGGTACTGCATTGTATGTCCAGATTGGACAGACGTTGGCAGAAGGAGGACCGGGGAGTCTTTTCATAGCTTACACATTGTG GGTACTGAACTTATTAGGTCTGGCCGAAATGGTCACATATTTACCGATCTCATCACCCTTTATCCGTTTCGCCGGACGTTACGTTGACGATGCTTTTGGAGTTGCTGCCGGCTACAAttttttcgtcttcgaagCTGCCATGGTTCCTATGGAAGTTACTG CTTGCTCATCCATTACTGGACCAACAAGATCCCTCTGGCAGCAATATTCGCTATCGTACTTGTTCTTTTTGCGTGCGTCTTCCGCGGCGAAACCTGCGTTTTTTGTCCTAACTTCTCTTAGGTTTCTCAACGTCTTTGCGGTAAAATGGTATGGAGAATCCGAATTCTGGCTCGCTTCCAGTAAGGTCTTGCTCAGCGTAGGCTTGATCTTGTTTACTTTCATCACAATGCTGGGTGGCAATCCACTCAACGACCGTTTCGGATTTCGGTATTGGAACGAGCCCGGATCGTTTGCAGAACACTACAAAGAAGGGAACCTGGGAAGATGGCTGGGGTTTCTCGCCTGCTTGATCAATGCCAGCTTCACGATCGCAGGGCCGGACTACATCTCTATGGCTGCCGGTGAATCCGTAGATCCCCGAAGGAACCTCCCTAGGGCGTATAATGGGATGTTCTACCGTCTTACTGCATTCTTCGTATTGGGAGCACTCTGCGTGGGGATCCTTGTCCCGTACAATGACAAAACCATGGCTGACGCCTTTGACAACGAGGAACCTGGAGCGGCGGCATCCCCTTATGTGATTGCAATGGACCGCCTCGGCATTCCCGTTCTGCCGCATATTGTTAACGCCATGATTCTTCTGGCGGTTTTCAGTGCAGGAAACAGCTATGTTTATTGCGGCAGCAGGACCTTGTAcgggcttgcccttgacggCAAAGCCCCGCGCGTTTTCACCAGGTGCACAAAATCCGGTGTCCCCATCTACTGCGTGGCTACTGTCCTCCTTATTGGGCTTATTTCTTTCCTCCAAGTCTCCAACAGCGCGTCAGTAGTGCTGAACTGGATCATTAGCTTG GTAACTGCGTCACAGCTCATCAACTTCTCCGTCATTACTTTTACTTATACTCGTTTCCGGAAAGCCCTCATTGCGCAGGGTATCTCCCGTGACACCCTCCCTTACAAAAGTCTCGGCCAGCCGTACGTCGCGTACATTGCTCTAGTATCAACAATAATTATGGCGTTTGTTGGGGGCTACGAGGTCTTCCTACCGGGCAATTGGGACGTACCAacttttctcttctcgtATACGATGATTGGCGTCTTTCCTGTGATTTACGTTGGGTGGAAAATCATCCACCGGACTTCGGTTCGAAAGCCTGAGGAAGTCGACCTCTTTACAGGAGTCGATGAGATCGAGGAGTATACGAGGAACTATAGACCAGAGCAAGCGAG TAACCCCGTCTCACGTTTCGGAGACTGGCTATTCGGCTAG